The following is a genomic window from Acomys russatus chromosome 23, mAcoRus1.1, whole genome shotgun sequence.
TGGGTATACGGGTGACTGTGGATTCAAAGAATGAgattggtaatgtttcttctgtttctatattgtggaatagtttgaggagtattggtactagctcttctttgaatatctGGTAAAAATTATGTgctaaaactatctggtcctgggctctttttggttgggagacttgatgactgcttctatttccttaggggttataggactgtttaaactttTTACCCAATCTCaactcaactttggtaagtgaaatatatttagaaaatcatctatttcttttagattttctaattttgtggaatacaggcttttgaagtaagatctgaTAGTTCTTTTGATTTCCTCAATGTTTGTtattatgtcccccttttcatttcattACAAATTAACTCTTCCTCTGCATTTTAGtactttggctaagggtttgtttatcttgttgattttctcaaagaaccactcttggtttcattgattttttgtattctctttgtttctaatttattggttgAAGCCCGAGCTTAATGATTTCCTATTGTCTCCTCCTCTttagtgtgtttgcttctttttattctaaagcTTTCGGATATGTTCTTAAGTTGCTACtttgaaatatttctaatttgtttatgaaggtgcttagtgctgtgaactttgtTATttgcactgcttttattgtgccccataagtttgggtttttttctgccttaattttcattgaattctagaaagtctttaatttcttttttaaaattttgttcctgACCCAGAGGCCGTTGAGTAAGAAGTTGTTCAGTTTACATGAGtatgtaggctttctgttgtttctgttgttgttgagttccagttttaattcACGGTGTtgtgataagatacaaggggttatgtcaatatttttgtatatgttgaggtttgctttgtgattgAGTATATGGTCACTATTGGGGAAGGTTCCATAAactgctaagaagaaggtatattctatTGTATTTGGGTGATTCATGACAtccattagtttcattatttatccatttagtttctgtctcagtgacctgtccattggtgagagaggggtgttgaagtctcccactattaaggTGTGGGAttagatgtgtgatttaagctttagtaatgtttcttttaaaaatgcccCTTTGATGGGGATTCTATCTGTGTCTTAGATGGACCAGCCTGTGAGGAATGAATTGAGATAGATACAAGCCAAAAGCTGGTCAGGTGCTCTACAGTCCTCCTCAGGATCACAGACAGTGTGGGATGTGACCCACTCCCAACTTTCTTTTCagtaaaaacaatttcaaatgtATAGTTCCATGACCTTGATAAGTGTATTAGTCAGCTTTTATTCAAAGAGGCAAAAATGTCACTTAGAATTGATACTGAGGTGGCACAGTTCTAgttgtgttggttagttttattgccaacttgatacaaccATAGACTTAGCTGGGGAGAGGCATCTCAAGGGAGGGACTGCCTCtaccaggttggcctgtgggcatgtctttgagacatttttctcaattactACTTGATATAGGTGGGCCCAACCCACAGTGAGTGGTGCCCTTCCCAGTTATGTGGACCTGGACTATAGAAAAAATGTAACTGTGCAGTCCCGGAGAGGCAAGACAGAAAGCGGTGTtcttctgtgctttctgctccagttcctgtccCCAGGATCCTGTCTTGAGTTTCTGCTTGGCTTTCCTTAATGCTGCTAGTCTGTAAttcaaataaaccctctcctccctctagGTACAGTTGttcaatgttttatcacagcaagagaagtCAAACTAGAAGAAAACCTGATGCTAAGGTCTCAGGAGTACTGCTTTGATGCACCtgattgctgttgttgttgttgttgttgttttttggaggACTTTCGAGCTTACAGTTAGGAAAAGCTGTTAAATGCTCAGAAGCTAGTGACCTGTTAAGGAGTCTTGGAAGATGAGAATGTTGACAGAGATGTGGAGGTTGGAGGCCTGACTTGCAAAGCTCGAGAAAGAAGCCAAGAGTCTATTAAGACCTTTTGTACGAAATTTTGGATTAAGAATCTCTAGAAGTGGAATATTATCCCTACTGGGACAAGTAGTGCTGGTTAGCACTGGCTATAAGATACCAGCTGTAGTGAGGCCATATAGTCTGAGTAGCTTTTCATAGTCAGCACATAGGCAACATGGTGGTGGTCGTGAGGAAGGGTCAGTCAAGGCTGCATCTCAGGCTGGTGGCTGAACTTGGTAATAGGTACAAGTCTCTTACATCATACTGGATTTGGAGGTATAAAGGGGATCATAGACAGTAGATGCTGCTTGGTACCATTTAGGAATTCTAGAATCCCAGTGGAGAAGCCAGGGGGATGTTGATGGAAATGTAGCCTCAGTTGAAGTCAAGGACCCAGGATTGAGATGCTGTGGAGAGAAGTGGAAGCTTCTCACCTTGAAGCCAGGTTTGACCccatgaagagagcccaggagaggcagcCCTTGTTGCAGTGAAGACCTCTTCAGATTGGAGAGGCTAGGAGTGTGGGGTGACCACCAAGGACAGAGGAAGTTGTGGAGTGGAGCTGGCCTAAGTCTACAAGACCAGCTGTGTGACCCGTGGGTAGCAGGGCAAGAGTGCTGGAGTTGTACACACTTTTTGGGTCCCAGAAGACTGTAAATCTCTGATGACAGACACTGGACTGTTTATACTTGTTTCTATATGACTGTTCCTTTGCCCTGGTTGCCTTtgtctactgtttttttttctcctttttttttttttttatcactgcaacagaacCCAAACTAGGACACTAGTAAAGATTAGAGTATGTCTCATTAGGTAGGGATTTATGGAGCCTTAGGAAAGGCAAGAGGAGAAAGTTAGATAACTTGGGCTGTGAAAAGTTACTACAGAGGGAATAATTTACATTGGTAGCTTTGCTTCGATGTCTTATAAGTTCAGAATATTGCCACTATGAAAAAAATGTAGCTACTAGAGTACTCAGTATGTTCAGGCTCAGCACATTTGAGATTTCTTTTGTCAGTGATATCCTGGAGTGGTCACTATAGCTCAGTATGGTATGTGGCTTACAAATGGTGTCACACTGCCAGCTTTCTTTCACACTGGCAACCACTGTTATGATCAAGTTTTGGAAGAGACCCATCTTTCATTAAAATGTCTCACATATATTCTTGACATTAATGTCTACACCATTCCTGTCCCCCAGGCATCTGTTCTGAACCTGTGTTTCCTAAGTTTTCTAATATAAGTAGAATCATTactaatttgttttctttgcatgttTCTGACATCCATTCATATTTACACATTAACTTTGTAAGCCTTTGATAAGTTTTAAAACATATCCATAACATTATATTTTAGGCAGAAGTATATGTACCTCCTTCTAAAAAATTTTACTTAATGTTATTGAGTGCAGAAAGTTCTTTATATGTGCTTACTCTTATAAATAATGTTCTTTATAATTTTAGGTCCTGGCTTTTATGATATCTCAAACAACATTATAATTGCCAAGTTTAAAAAGACCTGcttaaagaaatcaaagaaacctGTATTTGGTTCTACTGTCCCTCGACGTTTGCTCACAGCACAGAAAAAGGTTTCCAGTGGTCCTGGGCCTTGTGATTATCAGATGGTATGTTAATAGCAAgaccttattatttttatataatatatttatagacAACACTAAGCTGTTAGAACCTTCTAAAATTTTATGCATTAATAGAATTGCTAGGAAAGCATGgtaaactattctttttttttatatccaaaatgtgtgtgttgggggtagtTCCCCCTCATTTTGAATCAGGCACTTTTCAGTGTTGCTTCCTCCTGAAGAAGCATCCTTCTGTCACCCTTGCTTTTCCACCTGTAGGCTGACAGAGAACCGTGGAGCAGCCAACACATAAGGCTACCATTTGTGCATGGCTAAAGCCCGTGGTGACTTTATAGTATCCTGGGCATCTCACATCCAGAAAGTAGGAACTGGGGCTCTGCACCAGGcactttttcttgtgtttcctttcctcctcttctggagagggatgaaggagaTTCTTTTCCAGAGGTGTTAAGAGAATGAAAGGTGAAGTGGTGGACTGTGGCAGAAATGGTTTCCTAAGCTGGCTGTCATTACAGTCTCtaaggacatttaaaaatcttaatgcTCTGGTCACAGCTCAAAGTAATTAAGCTGGAATCAGATTGTTCAAGTATttaatatgtgtaatattatTGAGATGAAGCCACAGCACTAATAGGGAGAAAAACTAGAGTATAATATGCTTAAGGACTTAAAGGTAGGAGgatttatatatgtgtttaattTAATGCTATGAAATAATGATACaggagaattatttatttatttttattttttaattttttaaattaatttatgcttgttacatctcaatggttatcccatcccttgtatcctcccattcttccctccctcccttcttccccttactcccctcccttatgactgttcctgaggggaacttcctccccctgtatatgctcatagggtatcaagtctcttcttggcaacctgctatccttcctctgagtgccaccaggtctccccctccaggggacatggtcaagtatgaggcaccagggttcgtgtgaaagtcatatccccactctccactcaattgtggagattattctgaccattggctagatctgggtaggggtttgaagtttaccgcctgtattgtccttggctggtgccttagtttgagcgggacccctgggcccaaatctgcctatcataatgttcttcttgtaggtttgtttctaggaccctctggatccttctactttgctatttgcccatgcttctctcatctagagtcccaataggatgtcctcccctctgtcccagttgaTACAGGAGAATTTTTggattttattatacatataatatattaattagaCATTAAGAATTTTcagctttctattttttaagcTTATATTTTTAGGTTTGTTTCTGAAGCAAATGCCCCCAAAATTTGTTTtctatgtaaatattttgttGCTTTGCACATTTTTTCAGGGCTCCCTTTTCAATATGATTTTATAGCAAACAACTTTTGAAGATATTATACTTTTGCTTCAAGCAGGGGTCATGTTAAGTGCCCTTTACAAGACTCATGCTTTTCGTCCATAAAAGCCATTGGTCCCACATGTCTGGTGTCTATTGTGCCCTGTGAACAAGGAGGACTGGCACAGGTTGGCTGACGCAGGCTGTGTTATGATGAGTCCTTGTCTGTGCCTCAGGAGATGTGCATCTTCTGTCAGCACCCGAAATGGCAACACTTGATAACTTGCAACAGAATGTAACAGGAGACTCTGACAtccacatttaattaattaataggcacttttattttattgtttttcttctcattgCCCCTGCATGCCCCTGCAGTGTATTTGACAGTCTTCACAATAGCTATCTGCTTTTTGTCaacttattttgcattaaatTCACCATTTTATTGAAGAGTTGCTGAATGAACAGTTTTAACATGAGTATCTGTGCTCCAGAGGGTTTTAGTCTTTTgattgctagatttttttttagatttctcaACTTCATTTCAAACTTTTTATCACATATCTTTTTatgcatttcttctttattattcaGTTTGATATAACATATTATAATTGTGATTATAAAAATAGTACATTAAGTATACCTTAGTTATTTTAAGGGACTTGTCATGAATTTTAGTAGCTTTTAGAACATTTTGTTATGCACTGTGTAAAACGTACCGttagttaattatttttagttatgtgttttTTTCCCATAGGACTCACAGTGGCATTCTTTGATCATGGCCATCCATTAAAAAGAATTAGTCCTACCATTTTTGCAACAATcccaacttaaaacattttcactCTATTTTGATTCATTGTCACACATTCCAAATTTATATCTTTTAAGTTCTTTGGATAGTATTGCTTTGCCTCACCTCTATTTACCGATATGCCATTACCACCTGATTCacttctttctgcattttcatGCTACTGTCTGGGatttcttctgccttcctgaataTTAGGACCTGTGTTTCTTCTTgtctctggctgctgctgctgttgagttATTGTATGTCGGTTTTCTGAAAAGGTTTCTAGTGTATAAAGTTTGAATGGTATTTTG
Proteins encoded in this region:
- the LOC127206115 gene encoding 40S ribosomal protein S27-like, which translates into the protein MNYNIDRYGRMQDCNDSQLRKPFLPQSTTSPFILLTPLEKNLLHPSPEEEERKHKKKCLVQSPSSYFLDVRCPGYYKVTTGFSHAQMVALCVGCSTVLCQPTGGKARVTEGCFFRRKQH